One Solanum pennellii chromosome 10, SPENNV200 genomic region harbors:
- the LOC107032310 gene encoding probable galacturonosyltransferase 12, giving the protein MKHTMQLLISPSLRHVTVLPAKGFKEFVKVKVGSRRISYLMVFYSLLLFTFLLRFVFVLTAEDTIDGERKCSTLGCLGRKIGPRILGSQLESTVPEVIYQVLEEPTNQIEIEEGPETPQSLEEFMEEMKDTRPDAETFAVKLKTMVTLLEQRTRTAKIQEYLYRHVASSGIPKQLHCLDLKLAHEHSINANARLQLPSPELVPALVDNSYFHFVLASDNILAASVVASSLVQNSFHPEKVVLHIITDSKTFSPMQAWFSLHSLTPAIIEVKALHHFDWLTKGKVPVLEAMEKDQKARSQFRGGSSAIVANTTEKPHIIAAKLQALSPKYNSLMNHIRIYLPELFPSLDKVVFLDDDIVIQTDLSSLWDIDMNGKVNGAVETCRGEDKFVMAKRFKSYLNFSHPLISNNFDPNECAWAYGMNIFDLEAWRETNISEAYHYWLEQNLKSDLSLWQLGTLPPGLIAFHGHVHAIDPFWHMLGLGYQDNTSIPDAKSAGVIHFNGRAKPWLDIAFPQLRSLWTKYVNFSDKFIRTCHIRAT; this is encoded by the exons ATGAAACATACAATGCAACTCCTTATATCGCCGAGTTTGAGGCATGTTACTGTCCTCCCAGCTAAAGGATTCAAGGAGTTTGTCAAAGTAAAAGTTGGTTCGAGGAGAATATCGTACCTCATGGTCTTCTATTCGCTTCTGCTTTTTACGTTTCTTCTCAGGTTTGTCTTTGTGTTAACGGCTGAAGACACCATAGATGGAGAACGAAAATGTTCCACGCTAG GGTGCTTGGGGAGAAAAATTGGACCAAGGATTTTGGGGTCACAGCTCGAATCAACA GTACCTGAAGTGATATATCAAGTATTGGAGGAACCTACAAACCAGATTGAAATCGAAGAAGGGCCGGAAACTCCTCAATCGTTGGAAGAGTTTATGGAAGAAATGAAGGACACAAGGCCAGATGCAGAAACCTTTGCTGTCAAGCTTAAAACTATG GTAACTCTCCTTGAACAAAGAACAAGAACTGCCAAGATTCAAGAATACCTTTATCGGCATGTAGCATCTAGTGGCATCCCGAAACAGTTGCACTGCCTTGATCTCAAGCTAGCACATGAGCACTCCATCAACGCCAATGCCCGTCTCCAGTTACCATCACCGGAACTTGTTCCCGCCCTTGTTGATAATTCATACTTCCATTTTGTCCTAGCCTCTGACAATATTCTTGCTGCTTCTGTTGTTGCATCATCGCTTGTCCAGAACTCTTTCCACCCTGAGAAAGTTGTCCTTCACATTATCACGGATAGCAAAACCTTCTCACCGATGCAAGCTTGGTTTTCGTTACATTCTTTGACACCTGCAATCATCGAGGTTAAAGCGTTGCACCATTTCGATTGGTTAACAAAGGGAAAGGTCCCAGTTCTGGAAGCAATGGAGAAAGACCAAAAAGCAAGATCACAATTCAGGGGAGGGTCATCAGCAATTGTAGCGAACACAACCGAAAAGCCTCATATCATTGCAGCAAAACTGCAAGCACTCAGTCCCAAATACAATTCTCTGATGAACCACATAAGGATATACTTGCCAGAG TTGTTTCCCAGTCTTGATAAGGTAGTCTTCCTGGACGATGACATCGTCATTCAAACCGATCTTTCATCTCTATGGGACATTGACATGAATGGGAAGGTGAATGGAGCGGTAGAGACATGCAGGGGAGAGGACAAGTTTGTGATGGCGAAGCGCTTTAAAAGCTATTTGAATTTTTCTCATCCTCTCATATCGAACAACTTTGATCCTAATGAATGTGCATGGGCCTATGGCATGAACATTTTTGATCTAGAAGCATGGAGAGAAACAAATATAAGTGAGGCATACCACTACTGGCTCGAACAG AACTTGAAGTCAGATCTAAGTTTGTGGCAGCTAGGAACATTACCTCCGGGACTAATTGCATTTCATGGTCATGTCCATGCTATCGATCCCTTTTGGCACATGCTAGGACTCGGGTACCAAGATAACACGAGCATCCCGGATGCTAAGAGTGCTGGTGTGATCCACTTCAACGGTCGAGCAAAACCTTGGTTAGATATAGCGTTCCCTCAACTTCGATCCCTGTGGACAAAGTACGTTAACTTCTCCGATAAATTTATCAGAACCTGTCATATCAGAGCAACTTGA
- the LOC107032351 gene encoding transcription factor ILR3-like — translation MVLPENTNWLYDYNYEDIVTPDVNFSVSGYSWSMQGFNGSTNASVDIDGSLGESDCLKESGCKKRTRAESCTSSSSKACREKLRREKLNEKFMDLAVLLEPSRPPKTDKSAILVDAVRVVTQLRGEAQKLKDSNLDLQEKIKELKVEKNELRDEKQRLKSEKEKLEQQLKTMSAQPSFLPPAMPGAFASPVQAAGTKLVPIISYPGIAMWQFMPPAAIDTSQDHVLRPPVA, via the exons ATGGTTCTACCGGAAAACACCAACTGGTTGTATGACTATAATTATGAAGATATAGTCACCCCTGATGTTAATTTCTCAGTTTCTGGTTATTCTTGGTCTATGCAGGGGTTTAATGGTTCAACTAATGCTAG TGTTGATATTGATGGCTCACTTGGTGAATCAGACTGCCTGAAGGAAAGCGGTTGTAAGAAAAG GACAAGAGCTGAATCATGCACCTCGTCAAGTTCCAAAGCTTGCAGGGAGAAATTAAGGAGAGAGAAACTGAATGAAAA GTTCATGGATTTGGCGGTGCTTCTTGAGCCCAGCAGGCCTCCAAAAACAGACAAGAGTGCCATTCTTGTTGATGCTGTTCGCGTGGTGACACAGTTACGTGGTGAGGCTCAAAAATTGAAAGACTCCAATTTGGATCTACAAGAAAAGATAAAGGAGTTGAAG gttgagaaaaatgagcttcgAGATGAAAAGCAGAGGCTGAAGTCCGAGAAAGAGAAGCTAGAGCAACAACTAAAGACTATGAGTGCACAACCTAGCTTCTTGCCTCCTGCCATGCCTGGTGCTTTTGCTTCTCCAGTTCAAGCTGCAGGAACCAAGCTGGTGCCAATCATAAGTTACCCTGGAATTGCCATGTGGCAATTCATGCCTCCTGCTGCAATAGATACCTCGCAGGATCACGTGCTCCGCCCTCCAGTTGCTTAA
- the LOC107032336 gene encoding uncharacterized protein LOC107032336 — MDSTSKNSPFCLKWPWDVHNQNPKNPLPCTFETPWLFKPFKNLGSGVFNFIQNISKPEPLSPKFNLQSNGGVNQNNTLKLVKKKLTPTEQAELEQSALACALASEKEATVIEFYSPKCRLCNSLVNFVTEVENRNSDWLNIVMADAENDQWLPELLHYDIKYVPCFVLLDKNGRALAKTGVPSSRLHVLAGVSHLLKMRHPQHK, encoded by the exons ATGGATTCTACTTCCAAGAACTCTCCCTTTTGCTTAAAATGGCCTTGGGATGTTCATAACCAAAACCCAAAGAACCCTTTGCCTTGTACCTTTGAAACTCCTTGGCTATTCAAACCATTCAAGAATCTTGGCTCTGGAGTGtttaatttcatccaaaatatCTCAAAACCTGAACCTTTATCACCCAAATTTAATTTACAGTCGAATGGTGGAGTTAACCAAAATAATACcttgaagttggtgaagaagAAATTGACTCCTACAGAGCAAGCAGAGCTCGAGCAGAGTGCGTTAGCGTGTGCCTTGGCCAGTGAAAAAGAGGCTACTGTAATTGAATTTTACTCCCCAAAGTGCCGGCTCTGCAATTCGTTGGTTAATTTCGTTACTGAAGTTGAGAACAGGAACTCTGACTGGCTCAATATTGTTATGGCTGATGCAGAGAATGACCAATGGTTGCCTGAG CTTCTCCATTATGACATTAAGTATGTTCCTTGCTTCGTTTTACTGGACAAAAACGGAAGGGCACTTGCAAAGACGGGTGTTCCTAGTAGCCGACTGCATGTTTTGGCTGGTGTTTCTCATCTCCTCAAAATGAGACATCCACAACACAAATAG
- the LOC107002658 gene encoding photosynthetic NDH subunit of lumenal location 3, chloroplastic yields the protein MANTTNLNIIFEALPLIPKIHNIEKIQKKAKTISQKNKEIQENSPPKTTRRLALSIGSIALFANSTIDNSLAEDNNGFFITGPLQDPSISTNIINKETGTRSFLKKGMYIANIGTKGRIHRLKRYAFDLLALGDLIGTDSWNYVRKYLRIKSTFMYYDFDEVITAAQVNDKQPLTDLANRLFDNVEKLEDAVKKKNLPQTQSCYQETTTILQQVMDRMA from the exons ATGGCTAACACAACAAATTTAAACATTATATTTGAAGCTCTTCCCCTCATTCCCAAGATTCACAATATTgaaaaaattcagaaaaaagcaaaaacaataagccaaaaaaacaaagaaattcaagaaaattcaCCACCAAAAACTACAAGAAGATTAGCATTAAGCATTGGTTCAATTGCTTTATTTGCAAATTCAACAATTGATAATTCACTTGCTGAAGATAATAATGGATTTTTTATTACTGGTCCACTACAAGACCCTTCAATATCCACCa ATATTATAAACAAGGAGACAGGTACAAGATCATTTCTTAAGAAAGGAATGTACATTGCTAATATTGGAACAAAAGGGAgaattcataggttgaaaagaTATGCATTTGATTTATTGGCATTAGGGGATTTGATTGGAACAGATTCTTGGAATTATGTGAGGAAATATTTGAGGATTAAATctacatttatgtattatgattttgatgaagTTATCACAGCTGCACAAGTGAATGATAAGCAACCTCTCACTGATCTTGCTAATCGATTATTCGATAACGTTGAGAAG CTTGAAGATGCTGTGAAGAAAAAGAACCTTCCTCAAACACAATCATGTTATCAAGAAACAACTACTATTCTCCAACAAGTCATGGACAGAATGGCATAA